From a region of the Mercurialis annua linkage group LG1-X, ddMerAnnu1.2, whole genome shotgun sequence genome:
- the LOC126668309 gene encoding PHD finger-like domain-containing protein 5A, producing MAKHHPDLIMCRKQPGIAIGRLCEKCDGKCVICDSYVRPCTLVRICDECNFGSFQSRCVICGGVGISDAFYCKECTQQEKDRDGCPKIVNLGSAKTDLFYERKKYGFKKI from the coding sequence ATGGCAAAGCATCATCCTGATTTGATCATGTGCCGGAAGCAACCAGGGATAGCTATAGGGAGGCTATGTGAGAAGTGCGATGGTAAATGTGTGATTTGTGACTCTTATGTGCGTCCCTGCACACTTGTGCGGATCTGTGATGAATGCAACTTTGGATCCTTCCAGAGTCGGTGTGTTATCTGTGGAGGAGTCGGAATTTCTGATGCTTTTTACTGCAAGGAGTGTACTCAGCAGGAGAAAGACCGAGATGGGTGTCCTAAAATTGTCAATTTGGGAAGTGCTAAAACAGATTTATTTTATGAAAGGAAGAAATATGGTTTTAAGAAGATATAG